The region cttATGCAAGTCACGTAGAATGAATATTAACAACAAGGTTCCTGTCATGATATAAACTGCAAATTGAGCTTAATTTGGAGATATCCTTTCAAATAAGCATAAGTTATGTACACAAATTctaaatttattacattttaattgagaTTCGTTTGtacataaaaatgcttttaaaggttttctagattgtttgatttttttaagcaacTAAATTGTAGATGACAGTGTCAACATTGGTTATACTATTGCAATATAAACCAGTTTCTACAGAAATGTGCAATATTGCATCTGTAAACAAGAAACAGATTTGAAAGTAATTATACTTATCCCCATTTGTTATAGAAAAATTAAAGTTAGTTTTTCATTCTTAGGGTACATATTAATGCACAGACACAAACTATGATGTCCTTAAAATTGTTATTGGACAGAACAGCAGGCAAACTCTGCTAATAGCTTGCTCTTAAATCCTAAAATAACGTGAATGTCTTTCTAAAGAGAAATAACTTTAGGGttacatattattttataagtttGTTTCTGACTGTTTCCTTGTACAGAACTGGTCCCCTCCTGGCTGTGAAAAGTTGGGAAAATGCCTGAAACCACCCGCGTCTGCACCCTGGAAGTGTAACTGGCCACACTGAGACGCAcggacaagaaaaacaaaacttgaagaTGTGCCTTACAGCGTAttatgaacaaatatttttactaaagtatatttttgaaatctttgccaaattattcatattcattGTTGCAGAAAATGATATGGGAATAAATCAAGGGAAATGTGGTGCTTCTTGAACTAAACATTAATTGTGCTGAAAGGGATGATATATTTATGCTGATTGAGCCTAAAAAGGGATCAGTTGCCCTACATTTTTCAgtcagacatttttcacattttgcactagaaaataaatctattttggTATGAAGATGATGACTTTGTGGGAAGTTGTGAACTAATGCCTCAGACAGCTTTAGACAGaaggtgtttttcattttctgctctgaTAGCCTGgtcctttctttctttgatcGACTTTTCCATTATCAGgtaaaatcagtaaataaaagtGGGCAAAACTGTGACTTTACTAATGATGCTTTCTGATTGTTGTAACTATTTACATGTCCTGAAGAGAACAGCTCCGAACTTCAGAGAGTTTATAATTCGTACTTCATTTGGGCAAACAAATGAAGTACAAGTTAAAAAACGTATTTTGAATCATTCATTCTTGGGTTTGAAACCagacttgcttttttttcttctgtttattcaCATTCACTTTACTCTATGTGTCCTTTCTGGTTAATTGggatattgtttcatttttctgttttgcgttatttaaaaatacaaaatgttgtcCAACCATTTTGTGCAACTCTCATCTGTTGAAAAAGTGTTTCACAGCAATAATATTTGTAATAGTTTTGTGAGCCAAGTGATTGCACAGcatgtattatatatttttaaagaatgctttaaaaacaaaattaaaacaataaattgattggggcctgccatagcaATGCATGCGGAGAGCAGCACAATGTCTTGTAcgtatgtatatatgtatgcatgtatgtatatatattgtttttaggttgggtttatttttttccaaaatttgttttctgcaaTAACGGATAAAGTTTTTACTCAACTATAACAGAGGTGACAAATTGTGTGGAGAGTGTTCTATGTTTCTGTAAATTACTGATCTGGTGGTCCTAACACTTTCTGCAAGTTGTCATGAATCactattgacaaaaaaaaaaaaaacttctctaAAGCCTGTATAAACCGCTTTGGTAAAATTCACAATATTGCAGAAAAAAGTAGAAACTGTAAATGTTGAACTCTAAGATGTAATTTCATCAAAGTAATTTACAGCAACCAGGAAAGTCAGACATTTAAGAGTTAGCAGAACATAGCGGCAAACGTTGGAAGCAGGTTCAGTCACCCCAACCAACATGATGTTTTGGTTGGATTGTTGGGAACAAAGTAGGAACCATAAAGCACTGAGTTTTAAAGTAAAGTCAGTGCTGCTAAAACCAGCTTTACTTCATAGTGAGCATGTTGTCACTGTAAAGAAGGAGGCAGTTGCCAAACAAccacaagaataaagtttttaaaagcaagGCTAACATTTGCAGCTAATCACACAGGCTAGAAAAATACCCACAAAGAGAAAATCTATACAGATGACAGTAATGGTGTAAAATGAATTAGCTATTGAATTATTTGGACACAAGTATGTGTGTGGGAAAAGGCCACCATCCTCGCTATGAAGCTTCATATCAACGTTCTGCAGCAAATCCTTGAGCTTTACCTCatgaaaagaaacacatttttttttaacagtcatTTCCTTTACCAGCTCAAAGCAGCTATAACTTGCATGTTACAGGAAGTAGACGGAACTGTCATGTTGCAAATGAAATAACACCATCATGTCAGAGAACGACAACCAAAAAACGGTAGATGTGGATGCTGCTTTTCTCAAATCCAGGAGGGGAATAATCAAAGTGGCAGAGATGGTGAGATATCTTTGTATCCCGTTGTAACATTTGGCATTTTGCTGGAGATGTGAAAAGGTTAAAATGGCCTTGTATGGAACTGCGCATGTAAAAAGAAGGAAGTGAAACAGCTTGTGAGGCAGTTTGTTAACAGGAGTGTACACTTTGTTGGAAGCTTTTTAGAGACTAAGTCGAAAAAATTGACACAAATGCgtaacatttttttgaaaaagttctGAGCTGTTTGTCAGATTGTAGATGAACAATGAGTCCATCTGCAGGTCTCACATGTACTCTCTACTCTCAAGTTCACTGAAAGTTCTCACATatatcaattttcttttctatctCAGGGAACCCTGTTTGTTGCATTTGTGTGTTTCGCTGTTGCCTCCACACCAAAGTACCTTACGGCCACATTGTTGGAGTTTCTAATCACTCTACTTCTGCTGCTTTTGTACCTACTGAAACTCAACAAGAGGATCACATTCCTCTTTTGGCCTATTGTTGTGAGTGAAACCTTACCACACAGCACTGCACTTTACgcattttgtaacatttgtaGACACCATATGAAAAACGATTAAAATTTTTAGGTGGGGTGCTAAccatctttttctctttcattctttAGGATGTTTTCAACTCAGTGTTTGCAGCGATCTACTTCCTTGTCTTGAGCCTGATGGTGTTGATTTCAAGCTCTGTCACGGGAGCACTGGTTGGAGGGGTGAGGATTGCTTTTGTAAACACAGAATTAAGATTTAATAGAAaaccacatttaaaataaacaatagtgATGCTGTGGTGGCTTATGAATCAGGAGTTTAActagaatttgaataaaatcccACCTCAACCTTAGAGTGGCTCTGAAATTGGCTTGTTGATTTCAGACTTAATAGCTTCAACTTTATCTTAAAGTGCACATTAATCAACATTAGTACCACGATCcatcatgtgattaattttcatttgccGTCTGCGGCAGGTTTGTGATATTagataaaatgttacattatttGTTGATATGTAATGCGACTCTTCTCATATCTGCTCTGTATTCACAGGCGGTGAGCCTAATTTCAGCTGGACTTCTATTTGTGGACAGctacacacttttcagaaacatCACATTCAACAAACCAAGAAATGAAACACAGAATCAAAGCAATAAGTAAAAGCTACATAGTTATTGAAAAAGCATTAAAGGAGGCTACAAGCCTCATCAGCTCTAGAGTTTGTCTGTAATGTATTTAGAGACcgttatatatttttcaatgttTCTGGCCCAATATTCTACATTATGTAACACCAATATGAgtaattttttgtaatatttaaaaaatattttgttcagaataagtcttaaataaatacacacagaacACAATTATATCATATAATCATCTAAGGGAAACCTGTCAGAAAATTCATCATTTATTCCTATTGAAACGTGTTTTACTTTGTGCAGCATGAAATATGCTAAAGAGTATTACTATTTTAAACAAGTTATTAATATGTCAGTGTACTTCCTATAATTGCATATTAATAAAGtgtataaaatatgaacatgaaCCCTTTAATCTGATGGGAACATAAATGAGACAGAGGCGTTAGGGGAGGAAAATGACACGGATAAAATAAATCCTAAGAGTCCTAAGTGAAAGGTGGCTAAATAAGGAAATCCCAAAGGAGCATTTCAATGCTAGAACCTATTTttgaatgtgacttttttttttaaagaatataaaacatttctttaggAAAACAGATGAGAATTTTCACATGATTTTCTCTACCAGGCGCATAATGGCTACAATCTAAACTGAAGTTGTCCTATCAGTGACTTCTGTATATGTCTTGAAAGTTGATTTTGTGGCCTAATGTTGCTCAACTGTGTGAATAAAGATTTCCATCGTGACTTAATGGGCTTTATGTTTCCTCTGAGTGTTTTTTGGGGGCTGTGTGTTCATGCAGCTGCAGCGGGCATCACGTTTCACATCTGGAGATCACAGATGTTtcgcttttcttttttttctttctttttttttttttttttggagctcTAGTTCGGTTTCCGCGCTGTCATTATTTCCGTTTCCACCTCCTCCCAGCCTCACGCCCCCAGCACAGGcacagttttttgtcttttttttttttcatttagcccCAACACCGTCGTTGTAGTTTAACTTGAAGCCTTCAGCAGTTTGGGGAGTGTTAAATCTTCCAACAATGGGGGACATCGAGGCGCCCGACTCCAGCCAGCCGCGCCAGTCCGTCCTGATGTCGGTTCTTCCAAGCAAAGAGTTTGCTACTTCAAGGAAAGGAATGCTGCTGATTGCTGAAGGGGTAAGAAATAAGAGGAGCGATCATGCCAGCAAATGAAATCTGTAATAAACACTGCTCTTTATTACTTGCGAATGCTCAAGTTTGCGCGTCTTGGGCACTTATTGCGGCAGCAGTTcttgcagagagagagagaaagacacagagagagaaaagctgTTTCCCCCACACATTTAGGAATTAATCAAAAAGTTATTTCCACTTTCCTGCAGGCTGAAGTGAGTAAACTAAACAGACTGATAGAGATTGCTAACCTAATTTTGGGCGGAATCCGTCATAGATCTATTCTTCAACTGTTTTCCTCTTATGAGTAACAGTCCATAGGAAGCATCTTGAAAGTGAGTTTGAATAAAGCAGGAATTGATAAGCAGTTTTGTTGGATGGGGGCGATGGGTGGGGCAGGAAATGAACATAAGCATTATTGAATTTTAGGCTCTTCTTGTGAGAACTGCACGCTGTGCTGTAAGCATGTTGTGTCATGTGACACTGCTCTGGTCAGGCTTTCTGGAGATCAGTCATCCTCCCCCCCAGTCACATCCTTCACATTTTGGCCTGGAGCACAGTCTGCAAAGTTCTGCAGCCCAAACtgcaatcacacacacacacacacacacacccacacacccgcacacacacacattaggCTACTGCTTCACAGAGAAGCTGTGATCTACATCTGTCTTCAAAGAAATGTGTCTGTAGAGGAAGTCGAGTAAGTGAAcagttgtgtttctgctgcagaggaGTGAATACTTCAGGGGTTTCTGATGCTCTATGGTTCTTGTATTGTGGTGATCTTCAAAGAAATTAGTGCTCAGCAAATGTGCTAACAGCACACATTTAATCATGAGTTCTTGTtggaacttttcacaaaatgtacatGTCTGTGGTTAGTGTTTGAAAAGAGCAAATCTTGTCATTTTAAGTTataggcatttttttttaaattaaacacatatgtaattttaaattggGGGGAAAAATTGAAAAGATCTTTCTTGGGTCTTGTCTGTACAATGTGGTTagtgtttcttactcatttgtGCTCTGTGCTTCTTTTGTCATTAACTTGAAAGTTtttcaaacagaagaaaactgtttCTCTGCCTCTCCATTCCTTAtttcaatcagtcaatcaatcaaattttatttgtatagcacatttcagcagcaaggcatttcaaagtgctttacatcattacaaacacagaaacacaatgcaagatagaataaacaatcaaaacacagcattaagtcaggttccatcaataaatttgtaattgattacatttcaaatacaatcctaaacaggtgggtttttagtcgagatttaaaagaggtcagtgtttcagctgttttacagttttctggaagtttgttccaaatttgtggtgcatagatgctgaaagctgcttctcctcgtttggttctggttctggggatgcagagcagaccagaaccaaaagacctgaaaggtctggaaggttgatacaacaacagcagatctttaatgtattgtggtgctaagccgttcagtgatttataaactaacaacagtattttaaagtctattctttgagcagggagccagtgtagggactttaaagctggtgttatgtgctctatcttcctggttttagtgagaacgcgagcagcagcattctggatcagctgc is a window of Xiphophorus maculatus strain JP 163 A chromosome 4, X_maculatus-5.0-male, whole genome shotgun sequence DNA encoding:
- the LOC102237799 gene encoding chemokine-like factor, producing the protein MSENDNQKTVDVDAAFLKSRRGIIKVAEMGTLFVAFVCFAVASTPKYLTATLLEFLITLLLLLLYLLKLNKRITFLFWPIVDVFNSVFAAIYFLVLSLMVLISSSVTGALVGGAVSLISAGLLFVDSYTLFRNITFNKPRNETQNQSNK